DNA from Nocardioides seonyuensis:
ATCATGAGCCCGAAGCGCAGGTACATCTTCGCCTCGTGGTGTCCGCCCGACTCGCGGCCGTGGTCTCCGTTGTTGCTGTCTGCGGGCTCGGAATGTTCGCCGGCCCCGGGATGGCTGGCATTCTGTGGTTCCTTCTGCTGACGCTGGTTCATCTTGTCTTCCTCAGGATCGAAGTCGTTGCGGACAGGCGCGCACGGGATGACCGAACCGCTCGGATCCGGCCATCCCACGCGGCCGCGTTAGCCGATGGCGCTGAGGAGGCGGTTGCAGGCGTCCTCGCACCGCCGGCAGGCCTCGGCGCAGATCCGGCAGTGCTCGTGCATCTCGGCGTGCTGCTCGCACTCCTCGGCGCAGGACTTGCAGGCCTGAGCGCACGCCTGCAACACCGCCCGGGTGATGTTGGCGTCGTAGCCGGTGTGGCGTGACAGCACCCGGCCAGTCGCCTCGCAGATGTCGGCGCAGTCCGCGTTCGTGCGGATGCACTTGGTCAGTTCCGCGACCATCTCCTCGCTCAGACACGCATCGGCGCACGCCGTGCACGCCTGAGCGCACTCCACGCATGCTTCGACACATTGCGCCAGGAGTTCGCGGT
Protein-coding regions in this window:
- a CDS encoding four-helix bundle copper-binding protein, with product MTSTISDMMKTYPAEINTDRELLAQCVEACVECAQACTACADACLSEEMVAELTKCIRTNADCADICEATGRVLSRHTGYDANITRAVLQACAQACKSCAEECEQHAEMHEHCRICAEACRRCEDACNRLLSAIG